From the Ictalurus furcatus strain D&B chromosome 19, Billie_1.0, whole genome shotgun sequence genome, one window contains:
- the LOC128623228 gene encoding protein PHTF2-like isoform X5: MASKVRDAVVWYQKKIGAYDQQIWEKSVEQREIKGLRNKPKKTGHVKPDLIDVDLVRGSAFAKAKPESPWTSLARKGIVRVVLFPFFFRWWIQVTSRAIFLLLLSLYLLQVLATVLFFSISHPHDIPATEVFGAFWLMLLLGTVHCQIVSTRTPKPVPNAATKRRRWAGWTAWHWLSVFPLSKKFKLSIDKSTETDNGYVSLDGRVTSKSSEERLQLREPRCDLLRSEELAWSAPQSRNKLLSPGSKCMQECHLHNAENMSDEASSEEDPENYSSLRRGVERVNSDCTLRNRKTHHFKKHYTAAEEMPKSGTSCSSRCSSLRTPDSESTRHESETEDLLWEDFLHCAECHSSCTSETEGEGSAVCPASKKEYRDDPFLQGHAPWLHSSNPGLERVSAIVWEGNECKKADMSVLEISGMIMNRVNLYTPGIGYQVFGNLVSVTLGLVPFAYRLFQYKDVEQLSSVSAGEMVSIAFGSSSDVAVIAMVSVSFVVRVCLIWLFFFLLSVAERTYKQRLLFAKLFGHLTSARRARKSEVPHFRLKKVQNIKMWLSLRSYLKRRGPQRSVDVIVSSAFLLTLSVVFICCAQAHLNLHFDLQLLHAHETFLEFHYNWELVIWSFSLSLFLLRFVTLGSETSKKYSNTSILLTEQINLYLKMEKKPNKKEELTLVNNVLKLATKLLKELDTPFRLYGLTMNPLLYSITQVVILSAVSGVISDLLGFNVKLWKIKS, from the exons GGCCTGAGGAACAAACCGAAGAAGACGGGCCATGTGAAGCCAGACCTGATTGACGTGGATCTAGTGAGAG GCTCTGCATTTGCCAAAGCCAAGCCAGAAAGCCCATGGACATCTCTAGCGCGGAAGGGCATAGTTCGGGTTGTCCTCTTCCCCTTTTTCTTCAGATGGTGGATCCAGGTGACATCCAGAGCCATCTTTCTGCTGCTGCTCTCCCTTTACCTGCTCCAAG TGCTCGCGACAGTGTTGTTTTTCAGCATCTCGCATCCCCACGACATCCCAGCGACCGAGGTGTTTGGAGCATTCTGGCTCATGCTGCTCCTGGGCACGGTGCACTGCCAGATCGTGTCCACGCGCACACCAAAGCCTGTCCCCAATGCTGCCACCAAGAGGAGAAGGTGGGCAGGATGGACTGCTTGGCATTGGTTGTCTGTGTTTCCTCT GTCTAAGAAATTCAAGCTGTCCATTGATAAGTCGACGGAGACGGATAACGGGTACGTGTCGCTGGATGGCCGCGTCACCAGCAAGAGCAGTGAGGAGAGGTTACAGCTCCGCGAGCCTCGCTGCGACCTGCTGCGCTCCGAGGAGCTGGCCTGGAGTGCCCCGCAGTCCCGGAACAAACTGCTGTCGCCCGGCAGTAAG TGTATGCAGGAGTGCCACTTGCACAACGCGGAGAACATGTCCGACGAGGCGTCGAGTGAAGAAGACCCCGAAAACTACAGCTCTCTACGCAGGGGCGTGGAGCGCGTGAACAGTGACTGCACGCTTCGCAACAGAAAAACTCACCACTTCAAAAAACACTATACAGCAGccgag GAAATGCCTAAGTCAGGCACGAGCTGTAGCTCCCGCTGTTCCAGCCTGCGCACTCCAGACTCGGAGAGCACTCGGCACGAGTCGGAGACCGAGGACTTATTGTGGGAGGACTTCCTGCACTGTGCGGAGTGCCACTCCTCATGCACCagtgagacagagggggagGGGTCTGCCGTCTGCCCCGCCTCCAAAAAGGAATACCGGGATGACCCCTTCCTGCAG GGTCACGCGCCATGGCTGCACAGCTCGAACCCGGGGCTGGAGCGCGTCAGCGCCATTGTGTGGGAGGGAAACGAGTGCAAGAAAGCAGACATGTCGGTGCTGGAAATCAGCGGCATGATCATGAACAGG GTGAATTTGTATACTCCTGGCATCGGCTACCAGGTTTTTGGAAACCTGGTGTCTGTGACTCTGGGACTCGTGCCCTTCGCGTACAGACTTTTCCAATACAAAGACGTGGAGCAGCTGTCCTCCGTCTCGGCCGGCGAGATGGTCTCCATCGCCTTCGGCTCTTCGTCCGACGTTGCGGTCATCGCAATGGTGTCCGTGAGCTTCGTAGTGCGTGTGTGCCTCATCtggctcttcttctttctgctcAGCGTGGCTGAAAGGACGTACAAGCAG AGACTGCTCTTTGCAAAGCTGTTTGGTCACCTCACGTCAGCACGCCGAGCCAGGAAGTCTGAGGTGCCGCACTTTCGGCTGAAGAAAGTGCAGAACATAAAGATGTGGCTCTCACTGCGCTCCTACTTGAAG agACGCGGTCCCCAGCGTTCAGTGGATGTCATTGTTTCATCTGCCTTCCTCCTCACTCTCTCGGTGGTCTTCATCTGCTGTGCTCAG GCTCATCTCAACCTGCACTTTGATCTGCAGCTGCTGCACGCCCACGAGACTTTTCTGGAGTTCCACTATAACTGGGAGCTGGTGATCtggtccttctctctctcgctcttcctgCTGCGCTTCGTCACACTGGGCTCTGAGACCAGCAAGAAGTACAGCAACACCTCTATTCTACTGACCGAGCAG ATTAATCTGTActtgaaaatggaaaagaaaccAAACAAGAAAGAAGAGCTGACTCTCGTCAACAATGTTCTTAAGCTGGCCACCAAACTGCTGAAG GAATTGGATACTCCTTTCAGGCTGTACGGCCTCACCATGAACCCGCTCCTGTACAGCATCACGCAGGTGGTGATCCTGTCTGCGGTCTCAGGGGTCATCAGCGACCTGCTCGGCTTCAATGTGAAA CTTTGGAAGATCAAGTCATGA